In a single window of the Thiovulum sp. ES genome:
- a CDS encoding thioredoxin-like protein (PFAM: NifU-like domain): protein KEAVNASATGDFSKMTMVQRIKAIDAVIDESVRQFLIADGGNMEVIDIRDNEPYVDVYIRYLGACSTCSTSTTGTLYAIESTLKQKLYENIRVLPI from the coding sequence TAAAAGAGGCTGTAAATGCTTCTGCAACTGGTGATTTCTCAAAAATGACAATGGTTCAACGAATTAAAGCAATTGATGCTGTGATTGATGAGTCTGTGCGACAATTCCTTATTGCTGATGGTGGAAATATGGAAGTTATCGATATTCGGGATAATGAACCGTATGTTGATGTTTATATTCGATACCTTGGAGCTTGTTCAACTTGTTCAACTTCTACAACTGGAACTCTTTATGCAATTGAATCGACTCTCAAACAGAAACTTTACG